The following are from one region of the Biomphalaria glabrata chromosome 12, xgBioGlab47.1, whole genome shotgun sequence genome:
- the LOC129922179 gene encoding uncharacterized protein LOC129922179, which translates to MELTGTFISSLGELKEALKNTDKLVIVYFYTEWSPPCRKIRFEFMQAEQRYPENIYLAANMDSAKSMARKLGVTLDNIPAIVVFKNGKQIYTATSITAAEFNKTDYVEEVEAVPPDSAKP; encoded by the coding sequence ATGGAGCTGACTGGGACGTTTATCTCCTCCTTGGGGGAGCTGAAGGAGGCCCTCAAGAACACGGACAAGCTGGTCATCGTGTATTTCTACACCGAGTGGTCTCCTCCCTGCCGCAAGATCCGCTTCGAGTTCATGCAGGCGGAGCAGCGCTACCCGGAAAACATCTACCTGGCTGCCAATATGGACAGCGCCAAGTCCATGGCCCGAAAGCTCGGGGTCACCCTGGACAACATCCCGGCCATCGTGGTCTTTAAAAACGGTAAGCAGATCTACACGGCCACCAGCATCACGGCGGCGGAGTTCAACAAGACGGACTACGTGGAGGAAGTGGAGGCGGTACCACCAGACTCTGCGAAACCTTAA